In Lachnospiraceae bacterium, one DNA window encodes the following:
- the rpsJ gene encoding 30S ribosomal protein S10 has protein sequence MASQVMRITLKAYDHQLVDQSAGKIIETVKKTGSQVSGPVPLPTKKEVVTILRAVHKYKDSREQFEQRTHKRLIDITAPSQKTVDALSRLEMPAGVFIDIKMKTK, from the coding sequence ATGGCAAGTCAAGTAATGAGAATCACATTAAAAGCTTATGATCATCAGTTAGTAGATCAGTCCGCTGGAAAGATCATCGAGACAGTAAAAAAGACAGGATCTCAGGTGAGCGGACCAGTGCCGTTACCAACCAAGAAAGAGGTTGTAACAATTCTGCGTGCGGTTCATAAGTACAAAGATTCCAGAGAGCAGTTCGAGCAGAGAACTCATAAGAGACTGATCGATATCACTGCACCAAGCCAGAAGACAGTAGATGCACTGTCCAGACTGGAAATGCCAGCTGGTGTATTCATCGACATCAAGATGAAAACAAAATAA
- the rplD gene encoding 50S ribosomal protein L4 — protein MANVSVYNMEGNEVGTLELNDAVFGVEVNEHLVHLAVVAQLANKRQGTQKAKTRSEVSGGGRKPWRQKGTGHARQGSTRAPQWKGGGVVFAPTPRDYTIRLNKKEKRAALKSALTSRVQENKFIVVEELKFNEIKTKNFKNVLNNLKVNKALVVLSESDENAVLSARNIADVKTAQAGTINVYDILKYNTVVASKAAVASIEEVYA, from the coding sequence ATGGCAAACGTATCTGTTTACAATATGGAAGGTAATGAAGTTGGCACATTAGAACTGAACGATGCCGTGTTCGGTGTAGAAGTAAACGAGCACCTGGTACATCTTGCAGTTGTTGCACAGCTTGCTAATAAGCGTCAGGGAACACAGAAAGCTAAAACACGTTCTGAGGTTTCTGGCGGTGGCAGAAAGCCATGGAGACAGAAAGGAACCGGTCATGCAAGACAGGGTTCAACAAGAGCTCCACAGTGGAAAGGCGGCGGTGTTGTATTTGCACCAACTCCTAGAGATTACACAATCAGACTGAACAAGAAGGAAAAGAGAGCAGCTCTTAAGTCCGCTCTGACAAGCCGTGTTCAGGAGAACAAGTTCATCGTTGTTGAAGAACTTAAGTTTAATGAGATCAAAACAAAGAACTTTAAGAATGTTCTGAACAATCTGAAGGTTAACAAGGCTCTGGTTGTTTTAAGCGAAAGCGATGAGAACGCAGTATTATCTGCAAGAAACATTGCTGATGTTAAGACTGCTCAGGCTGGAACCATCAATGTATACGACATTCTGAAGTACAACACAGTTGTTGCTAGTAAGGCAGCTGTTGCATCCATCGAGGAGGTATACGCATAA
- the rpsS gene encoding 30S ribosomal protein S19 — protein MARSLKKGPFADAHLLKKVDAMNAAGQKQVIKTWSRRSTIFPQMVGHTIAVHDGRKHVPVYVTEDMVGHKLGEFVATRTYRGHGKDEKKSAVRK, from the coding sequence ATGGCTCGTTCACTGAAAAAAGGACCATTTGCAGATGCACATCTGTTAAAGAAAGTAGACGCTATGAATGCAGCAGGACAGAAGCAGGTAATCAAGACCTGGTCCCGTCGTTCAACAATCTTCCCTCAGATGGTTGGTCACACAATCGCTGTACATGACGGAAGAAAACACGTTCCGGTATACGTTACTGAGGATATGGTAGGACACAAACTGGGTGAGTTCGTAGCAACCAGAACCTACAGAGGCCACGGTAAAGACGAGAAGAAGTCCGCTGTTAGAAAGTAA
- the rplP gene encoding 50S ribosomal protein L16: MLMPKRVKRRKQFRGSMAGKALRGNTISNGEYGLVATEPCWIKSNQIEAARVAMTRYIKRGGKVWIKIFPDKPVTAKPAETRMGSGKGALEYWVAVVKPGRVLFEIAGVPEETAKEALRLAMHKLPCKCKIVSKADLEGGDNSEN, encoded by the coding sequence ATGTTAATGCCTAAGAGAGTTAAGCGTCGTAAACAGTTCCGTGGATCTATGGCCGGCAAGGCATTAAGAGGCAATACGATCTCTAACGGTGAGTACGGTTTAGTCGCTACTGAACCATGTTGGATCAAATCAAACCAGATTGAAGCAGCCCGTGTTGCTATGACCCGTTATATTAAGCGTGGTGGTAAAGTCTGGATCAAGATTTTCCCGGATAAACCTGTAACAGCAAAGCCAGCAGAAACCCGTATGGGTTCCGGTAAAGGCGCTCTGGAGTACTGGGTAGCAGTTGTAAAGCCAGGCCGCGTATTATTTGAGATCGCTGGTGTACCAGAGGAAACAGCTAAGGAAGCACTTCGTCTTGCTATGCACAAACTGCCATGCAAGTGCAAAATTGTTTCTAAAGCAGATTTAGAAGGCGGTGATAACAGTGAAAACTAA
- the rplV gene encoding 50S ribosomal protein L22: protein MARGHRSQIKRERNAQKDTRPSATLSYARVSVQKACFVLDAIRGKDLQTALGIVTYNPRYASSLVKKLLESAAANAENNNNMDPAKLYVEECYANQGPIMKRVRPRAQGRAYRIEKRMSHITVVLNEK from the coding sequence ATGGCAAGAGGACATAGATCCCAAATTAAGAGAGAAAGAAATGCCCAGAAGGACACCAGACCAAGCGCAACACTGTCTTACGCTAGAGTGTCTGTCCAGAAGGCTTGCTTTGTATTAGATGCCATCAGAGGCAAAGATTTACAGACCGCACTTGGTATTGTAACTTACAATCCTAGATATGCTTCCAGCTTAGTAAAGAAGTTACTGGAATCAGCAGCAGCAAACGCTGAGAACAATAACAACATGGACCCTGCAAAACTGTACGTAGAAGAGTGCTATGCAAACCAGGGACCGATTATGAAGAGGGTTAGACCGAGAGCTCAGGGCCGTGCTTACAGAATCGAGAAGAGAATGAGCCACATCACTGTAGTTCTGAATGAGAAATAA
- the rpmC gene encoding 50S ribosomal protein L29, which translates to MKTNKFVEELKNKSANELNEELVAAKKELFNLRFQNATNQLDNTSRIKEVRKNIARIQTVITEKANA; encoded by the coding sequence GTGAAAACTAATAAGTTTGTAGAAGAGTTAAAGAATAAGTCAGCAAATGAGCTGAATGAAGAGTTAGTAGCTGCGAAGAAGGAACTGTTTAATTTAAGATTCCAGAATGCAACCAATCAGTTAGACAACACATCCCGGATCAAAGAAGTTCGTAAGAACATCGCTCGTATCCAGACTGTTATCACTGAGAAGGCTAATGCTTAA
- the rpsQ gene encoding 30S ribosomal protein S17: MKGELTVERNLRKTRIGKVVSNKMDKTIVVAIEDHVKHPMIGKIVKKTVKLKAHDENNECGIGDTVKVMETRPLSKDKRWRLVEIIEKAR, translated from the coding sequence ATGAAAGGAGAACTTACCGTGGAAAGAAATTTAAGAAAAACCCGTATCGGTAAAGTGGTAAGCAACAAGATGGATAAGACCATCGTTGTAGCAATCGAGGACCACGTAAAGCACCCAATGATCGGTAAGATCGTTAAGAAAACCGTTAAGCTGAAAGCTCATGATGAGAACAATGAGTGCGGCATCGGTGATACTGTAAAAGTAATGGAAACAAGACCACTGTCCAAGGATAAGAGATGGAGACTTGTTGAGATTATCGAGAAAGCAAGATAA
- the rplB gene encoding 50S ribosomal protein L2, translating to MGIKKYGAYTPSRRHMTGSDFKEITKKTPEKSLVVSLAKNAGRNNQGKITVRHRGGGSRRKYRIIDFKRNSKDGIPATVIGIEYDPNRSANIALICYADGTKSYILAPQGLTDGMKVMSGETAEAKVGNCMPLFHVPVGTQVHNIELYPGKGGQLVRSAGNSAQLMAKEGKYATLRLPSGEMRMVPIICRATIGVVGNGEHSLINIGKAGRTRHMGIRPTVRGSVMNPNDHPHGGGEGKTGIGRPGPCTPWGKPALGLKTRKKNKQSNKLIVRRRDGKTIK from the coding sequence ATGGGAATTAAGAAGTATGGTGCTTATACACCTTCCAGAAGACATATGACCGGTTCTGATTTCAAGGAAATCACCAAGAAAACTCCAGAGAAGTCTCTGGTAGTATCTCTGGCTAAGAACGCTGGTCGTAACAATCAGGGTAAGATCACTGTTCGTCACAGAGGCGGCGGCAGCAGAAGAAAATATAGAATTATCGATTTCAAGAGAAACAGCAAGGATGGTATCCCGGCAACCGTTATCGGTATCGAGTACGATCCAAACAGAAGTGCAAATATCGCACTGATCTGCTATGCAGATGGAACCAAGTCTTATATCTTAGCTCCTCAGGGATTAACTGATGGAATGAAGGTTATGAGCGGTGAAACTGCAGAAGCAAAAGTTGGTAACTGCATGCCACTGTTCCATGTTCCAGTAGGTACTCAGGTACACAACATTGAGCTGTATCCTGGTAAGGGTGGTCAGCTGGTTCGTTCCGCTGGTAACTCTGCTCAGCTTATGGCTAAGGAAGGCAAGTATGCAACCTTACGTTTACCTTCAGGTGAAATGAGAATGGTTCCGATCATCTGCCGCGCAACAATCGGTGTTGTTGGCAATGGCGAACACTCCCTGATCAACATTGGTAAAGCTGGTAGAACCCGTCACATGGGCATCAGACCTACAGTTCGCGGTTCCGTTATGAACCCGAATGATCATCCACACGGTGGTGGTGAAGGAAAGACCGGTATCGGCCGTCCAGGTCCATGCACACCTTGGGGCAAGCCTGCTCTGGGTCTGAAGACCAGAAAGAAAAACAAGCAGTCTAATAAGTTGATCGTAAGAAGACGTGATGGCAAAACCATCAAATAA
- a CDS encoding cell wall-binding protein, with protein MRKSVKAAWFLAAFLSAGLAAFPAMAAQGWAQENNTWVYYDSNGNKVYNEWKKGADGQWRYLNGEGCMTTNAWADSNYYVDSNGIMVTDKWLKTTSDSGEEEWYYFGSTGKTLDDTWKKISDKWYHFDGNGRMEKGWILDDMYYTGDDGVMRTGWQKLYPPDNYEEDSNKVIPGAEGGSVDYGEDGQYWFYFGTSGKKYVPSDGNDNGDYGTRKIDGIYYCFNDEGILQMGWKNVRGNSDSIKDYMYFGPDGKAKIGWYSIEPPEELKGYDGDVEWFYFANNGKPKASDTNHLNTQGLTKISGKTYLFNKQGNPVYGLKKVYIGSGDSNWTAFYFGTKSQSCVQRGKIKVEEDDGNKTEFYFSENGRGYTGVKDNYLYYKGKLQKATDGQKYVCFKIDSSNYVVNSSGKVMKNTTVKTSDGVKFKTSSNGSLSSADDDSDVSSYFTEPEEPICTED; from the coding sequence ATGAGAAAGAGCGTAAAAGCAGCCTGGTTTCTGGCAGCTTTCTTATCAGCAGGGCTGGCAGCATTTCCGGCTATGGCAGCACAGGGATGGGCGCAGGAAAATAATACCTGGGTTTATTATGACAGCAATGGAAACAAAGTATATAATGAATGGAAAAAGGGTGCAGACGGTCAGTGGCGTTATCTGAACGGAGAAGGATGTATGACAACCAATGCCTGGGCTGATTCTAATTATTATGTAGACAGCAATGGTATTATGGTCACTGATAAATGGTTAAAGACTACTTCTGACAGCGGGGAAGAGGAATGGTACTATTTTGGAAGTACGGGAAAGACTCTTGATGACACCTGGAAGAAGATCAGTGATAAGTGGTATCATTTTGATGGAAATGGCCGTATGGAAAAGGGCTGGATCTTAGATGATATGTATTATACAGGTGATGACGGTGTTATGCGTACCGGATGGCAGAAGCTGTATCCACCGGATAACTATGAAGAAGACTCAAACAAGGTGATCCCAGGCGCAGAAGGCGGCAGCGTAGATTATGGTGAGGATGGCCAGTATTGGTTCTATTTTGGCACCAGCGGTAAAAAGTATGTGCCAAGTGACGGCAATGACAACGGAGATTACGGCACCAGAAAGATAGATGGTATTTATTATTGCTTTAATGATGAGGGTATTTTACAGATGGGATGGAAAAATGTAAGAGGAAATTCCGATTCCATTAAAGATTATATGTATTTTGGCCCGGACGGAAAAGCAAAGATTGGCTGGTATTCCATAGAACCGCCGGAAGAGCTGAAAGGCTATGACGGGGATGTGGAGTGGTTCTATTTTGCAAATAACGGAAAGCCCAAGGCTTCTGATACCAATCATCTGAATACACAGGGATTAACAAAGATCAGCGGAAAGACTTACTTATTTAATAAGCAGGGCAATCCGGTTTATGGCTTGAAAAAAGTCTATATTGGTTCCGGTGACAGCAACTGGACTGCTTTCTACTTCGGCACAAAGTCCCAGAGCTGTGTACAGCGGGGCAAAATAAAAGTAGAAGAAGACGATGGAAATAAGACAGAGTTCTACTTCAGTGAAAACGGTCGTGGCTATACGGGGGTTAAGGACAATTACCTTTATTATAAGGGTAAGCTTCAGAAAGCTACTGACGGACAGAAATATGTATGTTTTAAGATCGACAGCAGCAATTATGTAGTAAACTCTTCAGGAAAGGTAATGAAAAATACCACAGTTAAGACCAGTGATGGAGTAAAGTTTAAAACAAGCTCCAACGGTTCTTTAAGTTCGGCAGATGATGACAGTGATGTAAGCTCTTATTTCACAGAGCCGGAAGAGCCGATCTGTACGGAAGACTGA
- a CDS encoding class I SAM-dependent methyltransferase, translated as MWLADGWKDYEVIDCSKGEKLERWGEYLLVRPDPQVIWDTPKKHKGWKKMNGHYHRSSKGGGEWEFFDLPEQWTINYKELTFNLKPFSFKHTGLFPEQAANWDWFGDKIRRSGRPVKVLNLFAYTGGATLAAAKAGASVTHVDASKGMVTWAKENAHSSGLSDAPIRWIVDDCVKFVEREIRRGNHYDAIIMDPPSYGRGPKGEIWKIEDAIHPLVKLCVQLLSDDPLFFLINSYTTGLAPSVLSYMMGVEIVPKFGGTVKAEEVGLPVSQSGLVLPCGASGRWEK; from the coding sequence ATGTGGCTTGCCGACGGCTGGAAAGATTATGAAGTAATTGACTGTTCCAAGGGTGAAAAATTAGAGCGTTGGGGAGAATATCTTCTGGTGCGCCCGGATCCTCAGGTGATCTGGGATACCCCCAAAAAACATAAAGGCTGGAAAAAGATGAACGGACATTATCACCGCAGCAGCAAAGGCGGCGGTGAATGGGAGTTTTTCGACCTGCCGGAGCAGTGGACTATTAACTACAAAGAACTTACCTTTAATTTGAAGCCTTTTAGCTTCAAGCATACCGGTCTTTTCCCGGAACAGGCTGCAAACTGGGACTGGTTCGGGGACAAGATCCGCAGATCAGGACGTCCTGTTAAAGTATTAAATCTGTTCGCCTACACCGGCGGCGCTACACTGGCAGCTGCCAAAGCAGGAGCCAGTGTGACCCACGTAGACGCTTCTAAGGGTATGGTTACCTGGGCAAAGGAAAATGCACATTCTTCCGGTCTGTCTGATGCTCCCATCCGCTGGATCGTAGATGATTGTGTAAAATTCGTAGAACGTGAGATCCGCCGTGGAAATCATTACGATGCCATTATCATGGATCCACCATCTTATGGCCGCGGGCCAAAAGGGGAGATCTGGAAGATCGAAGATGCGATCCATCCATTAGTAAAGCTTTGCGTTCAGCTGCTTTCTGACGATCCGCTGTTTTTCCTGATCAACTCCTATACGACCGGTCTTGCTCCATCTGTTCTTTCTTATATGATGGGCGTAGAGATCGTTCCAAAATTCGGCGGAACTGTTAAGGCTGAAGAAGTAGGACTTCCTGTTTCACAAAGCGGCCTGGTACTGCCATGCGGTGCTTCAGGACGCTGGGAAAAATAA
- the rpsC gene encoding 30S ribosomal protein S3, translating to MGQKVNPHGIRVGVIKDWDSRWYAEADFADNLVEDYNIRKFLKNKLKSSSVSKIEIERASDRVKVIIYTAKPGVVIGKGGAEIEKLKAEVQKMTAKKLFVDIKEIKRPDRDAQLVAESIAQQLENRVSFRRAMKSTMGRTMKAGVKGIKTAVAGRLGGADMARTEFYSEGTIPLQTLRADIDYGFAEADTTYGKIGVKVWIYKGEVLPTKGNKEGSDK from the coding sequence ATGGGACAGAAAGTTAATCCACACGGCATTAGAGTCGGTGTTATTAAAGACTGGGATTCCAGATGGTATGCAGAAGCTGATTTTGCAGACAACCTGGTTGAAGACTATAATATTAGAAAGTTCCTTAAGAACAAATTAAAGAGCTCCAGCGTTTCCAAGATCGAGATTGAGCGCGCATCTGACAGAGTGAAAGTTATCATCTACACTGCTAAGCCAGGCGTTGTTATCGGTAAGGGCGGCGCAGAGATCGAAAAGCTGAAAGCAGAAGTTCAGAAGATGACTGCTAAGAAGCTGTTCGTAGACATCAAAGAGATCAAGAGACCAGACAGAGATGCTCAGCTGGTTGCTGAATCTATCGCACAGCAGCTTGAGAACCGTGTATCCTTCCGTCGTGCTATGAAGTCTACCATGGGCAGAACCATGAAGGCTGGCGTTAAGGGTATCAAGACTGCAGTTGCAGGTCGTTTAGGCGGTGCTGATATGGCTCGTACAGAGTTCTACAGCGAAGGTACTATTCCGCTTCAGACATTAAGAGCAGATATTGACTATGGTTTCGCAGAAGCAGATACAACCTACGGCAAGATTGGCGTTAAGGTATGGATCTACAAAGGCGAGGTACTTCCTACTAAAGGAAATAAGGAAGGGAGCGATAAATAA
- the rplW gene encoding 50S ribosomal protein L23, translating into MADIKYYDVILKPVITEKSMNAMGDKKYTFMVHVDANKSMIKEAVEKMFPGTKVASVNTMNCDGKTKRRGMTFGKTAASKKAIVKLTEDSKEIEIFQGL; encoded by the coding sequence ATGGCAGATATCAAATACTATGACGTCATCTTAAAACCAGTTATCACTGAGAAGAGCATGAACGCTATGGGTGATAAGAAGTATACTTTCATGGTACATGTAGACGCTAACAAGTCTATGATCAAAGAAGCAGTTGAGAAGATGTTCCCAGGAACCAAGGTTGCTTCCGTAAACACCATGAACTGCGATGGCAAGACAAAGAGAAGAGGAATGACTTTCGGAAAGACCGCTGCTTCCAAGAAAGCTATTGTTAAGCTGACCGAGGATAGCAAGGAGATCGAAATCTTCCAGGGCTTATAA
- the rplC gene encoding 50S ribosomal protein L3, with translation MKKAILATKVGMTQIFNENGVLVPVTVLQAGPCVVTQVKTEENDGYKAVQVGFVDKREKLVNKPQKGHFDKAGVSYKRYVREFRFENAEEYSVKDEIKAEIFAAGDKIDATAISKGKGFQGAIKRHGQHRGPMAHGSKFHRHQGSNGSATTPGRVFKGKGMPGQMGHKQITVQNLEVVRVDAENNLILVKGAVPGPKKCLVTVRETVKVER, from the coding sequence ATGAAGAAAGCGATTTTAGCAACAAAAGTCGGAATGACCCAGATCTTCAATGAGAATGGTGTGTTAGTTCCGGTAACCGTACTTCAGGCAGGACCTTGTGTAGTAACCCAGGTTAAGACCGAAGAGAATGACGGTTACAAAGCAGTACAGGTTGGTTTCGTTGACAAGAGAGAAAAACTTGTTAACAAGCCACAGAAAGGCCACTTTGATAAGGCTGGCGTATCTTACAAGAGATATGTGAGAGAATTCAGATTTGAGAATGCGGAAGAGTATTCTGTAAAGGATGAGATCAAGGCTGAGATCTTCGCAGCAGGCGATAAGATCGATGCAACCGCTATTTCCAAAGGTAAAGGCTTCCAGGGCGCGATCAAGAGACACGGACAGCACAGAGGACCTATGGCTCATGGTTCTAAATTCCATCGTCATCAGGGTTCCAATGGTTCCGCTACTACCCCAGGCCGCGTATTCAAGGGCAAGGGAATGCCTGGACAGATGGGTCACAAGCAGATCACTGTTCAGAATCTTGAAGTAGTTAGGGTTGACGCCGAGAACAACCTGATTCTGGTTAAGGGTGCAGTTCCAGGACCTAAGAAATGCCTGGTTACTGTAAGAGAAACCGTTAAGGTTGAAAGGTAA
- the rplN gene encoding 50S ribosomal protein L14, with translation MVQQETRLKVADNTGAKELLCIRVLGGSTRRYANIGDVIVASVKDATPGGVVKKGDVVKAVVVRTVRGARRKDGSYIKFDENAAVIIKDDKTPRGTRIFGPVARELRDKQFMKIVSLAPEVL, from the coding sequence ATGGTTCAGCAGGAAACAAGACTTAAGGTTGCCGACAATACCGGTGCAAAAGAACTTCTCTGCATCCGTGTATTAGGTGGTTCAACCAGAAGATATGCAAATATCGGCGATGTCATCGTTGCTTCTGTTAAAGATGCAACACCAGGCGGTGTTGTAAAGAAGGGCGATGTTGTAAAGGCTGTAGTAGTTCGTACCGTTAGAGGCGCTCGCCGTAAAGACGGTTCTTACATCAAGTTCGATGAGAACGCAGCAGTTATTATTAAGGATGACAAGACTCCAAGAGGAACTCGTATCTTTGGGCCTGTAGCTAGAGAATTAAGAGACAAGCAGTTCATGAAGATTGTCTCCTTAGCTCCAGAAGTATTATAA